From the Porphyrobacter sp. CACIAM 03H1 genome, the window CTTCCTGCTCGTCACCCGGGACGCCGACGGGGTCTACGAGAAACTGGGCTATGGCGTGCCCGACGACCTGTCGTGGTTCCGCCAGTATCGCCCGGAAAGCGGCTGGCGATGAGGAGCCCCGTACCCTCCCTGCGCCCCGACCTAGCCGCGATCGCCGCCCATGTCGCGCCCGGCAGCCGGGTGCTCGACATCGGCTGCGGGGACGGGGCGCTGATGGCTGTGCTCGAAGCGGAAAGCGGCTGCGATGCGCGGGGAATGGAACTCGACGGTGCGCTGGTCGAACGCTGCGTCGCGCGGGGACTTTCCGTGGTGCAGGGCGATGCCAATCTCGACCTCGCCAACTACCCCGACAAGGCCTTCGACTACGCGATCCTCAGCCAGACCCTGCAGACCGCGACGCGGCCCGACCTGATGCTCGACGAGCTGCTACGCGTGGGCCGGCGCGCCTTCGTGTCGTTCCCCAACTTCGCCCACTGGCGCACCCGCGCGGCGCTGATGTTCGGGGGGCGGATGCCGGTGACCCGCGCCCTGCCGGTCAGCTGGTACGAGACCGAGAACATCCACCATGTCACGGTCGAGGACTTCCGCGATCTCGCACGGCTCAAGGGCGCGCGGATCGAGCGGGCGTGGTTTTTCGCGAACGAGAAACAGATCGGCGCGCCAGCGGCTAACTGGCGCGCCGAGTTTGCTGTCTTCGAGTTGAGTCGTTAGGCCACCTTCGGTGGCGCAGACCCGCTCGCATCAGCGAGCGCGCACGATCAGCCCGCCCGGTGCAGGGCGCAGAGCTTGTGGCCGTCGAGGTCGAGCACGTAGCCGAGGTTCAGCGTGCCCATCGCGCCCGTGCGCGGTCCCGGCGGGTCCTCGATCGACTTGCCGCCCGCAGCCACGGCGGCATCGTGGAAGGCCTGCACCTGTTCGAGGCTGTTGCAGGCAAAGCCGATGGTCGACCCGTTCGAGCAGGTCGCGGGCTGATCGTTGATCGGCTCGCTGATCGAGAACATGCCCCCGTTGTGCATCCAGAAGGCGCGCTTGTGGCCGGTGGCGGCAACGTTGATCATCCCCGGGCCGGCGCCGAGCACGCCGAGCACGCTGTCGTAGAAGGCCTTGGCGCGGTCGAAATCGCTGGTGCCGACCATGATGTGACTGAACATGGATTGGTGTCTCCTCTCATAGGACAGGTTGCGGATTAGGACGGAACTTGCCCGCCCGCAATGCGGATTCCGGTAGCCATTGGTTCAGGTGACAGGGCATACGAAGGGCCATGCTCACGCCTCTCCTCGCCGCTGCGCTCGTGCTTCAGGAAGCGCCTGCCTATCCCGAACCAGTGCCGCCGAAGCAGGGCGCCGATGCGATCGACGATCTCCCGATCGAACAGGCCGCCGCGGTGCGCTGTGCGATCGCCTATGCCACGGTCAGCCGTTGGCAGAAGGCGGGCGATACGCGCGGGAGCGCCTATCCCGATGCCGAGGCGCAGGGCGGGCGCGAGTTCTTCGTGCAGGTCATGGCCAAGCTGATGGACGCCGGGGTGACACGCGAGAGCATCGTCATGATGACGACCGAGGCTGCGGCCCGCAACGACACCCCCGAAGGCGCCGAGCGGATCGCGCAGATGATGCCCGTCTGCGAGCTGATGAAGTCGGCTGCGGGGCTTTAAGAGAGCGGACATATCCCCCGCGCGCCCATGATCGGGCGCTGGATTCCCGCCACCAAACGAGGCATGGAACGGGCCACCATGTGGCTCCTTTACCAATTCCCGCTCTGCCCTTTCAGCCGCAAGATCCGGCTGCTG encodes:
- a CDS encoding VOC family protein, whose translation is MFSHIMVGTSDFDRAKAFYDSVLGVLGAGPGMINVAATGHKRAFWMHNGGMFSISEPINDQPATCSNGSTIGFACNSLEQVQAFHDAAVAAGGKSIEDPPGPRTGAMGTLNLGYVLDLDGHKLCALHRAG
- the metW gene encoding methionine biosynthesis protein MetW, with amino-acid sequence MRSPVPSLRPDLAAIAAHVAPGSRVLDIGCGDGALMAVLEAESGCDARGMELDGALVERCVARGLSVVQGDANLDLANYPDKAFDYAILSQTLQTATRPDLMLDELLRVGRRAFVSFPNFAHWRTRAALMFGGRMPVTRALPVSWYETENIHHVTVEDFRDLARLKGARIERAWFFANEKQIGAPAANWRAEFAVFELSR